A window of Flavobacterium flavigenum contains these coding sequences:
- a CDS encoding prolyl oligopeptidase family serine peptidase, giving the protein MKKSNNLNRFKAALFCISLGMSLSVFSQKKEIPLWDKIPDAIENKEYTEKIVTNKDGIAVDVRKVTVPTLTAYFADQEKSNGTSVIICPGGAYGMLAIDKEGYKVAEWLNSLGINAFVLKYRLPSDLIMKNKTVGPLQDAQEAVRLVRRNAVKWKLDPNKIGFMGFSAGGHLAATLATHYDDKVYIPSDTTSAKPNFSILIYPVISMQEGITHQGSKDNLLGKNVQGEIVDKYSNEKQVTASTPKTFLIHATDDKAVPVENSINYYLALKKEKVPAEMHLYENGGHGFGLGVKGTNAYWPETCKKWLAVNDYILNSDGYVFTYFKGNGEDGLHMAYSEDGYKWNTLKNDTSFLTPEVGKDKLMRDPCVIKDGDGLYHMVWTVSWTDKGIGYASSKDLIHWSKQEFIPVMAHENKARNTWAPEITYDEKSKTYMIYWASTIDGKFLETKSEEEKGYNHRIYYTKTKDFKKFSKTKLLYEPGFNVIDASIVKTDKGYTMYLKDETKVPVQKNLKVATSKKLKGPYTKASEPITGNYWAEGPTAIQINNEWIVYFDKYTQKKYGAVKQTSKGWEDISDEVSFPKGTRHGTVLKVPSKVITELKKL; this is encoded by the coding sequence ATGAAAAAATCAAATAATTTAAACCGATTTAAGGCAGCCTTATTTTGTATTTCTTTAGGGATGAGTCTTTCTGTATTCTCACAAAAAAAGGAAATTCCGTTATGGGACAAAATTCCTGATGCGATTGAAAACAAAGAATATACAGAAAAAATAGTCACTAATAAAGATGGCATTGCTGTAGACGTACGCAAAGTAACAGTACCTACTCTGACAGCTTATTTTGCAGATCAGGAAAAATCAAACGGAACTTCCGTTATAATATGCCCCGGAGGTGCTTACGGAATGCTAGCCATTGACAAAGAAGGCTATAAAGTTGCCGAATGGCTTAACAGCTTAGGTATAAATGCTTTTGTTTTAAAATACCGATTGCCTAGCGATTTGATTATGAAAAACAAAACTGTCGGACCATTGCAGGATGCACAGGAAGCCGTTCGTCTGGTTAGAAGAAATGCAGTAAAATGGAAATTAGACCCTAACAAAATTGGTTTCATGGGATTTTCTGCCGGAGGTCATCTGGCAGCAACTTTAGCTACACATTATGACGATAAAGTTTATATTCCTTCTGATACAACAAGCGCAAAACCTAATTTCTCAATTTTGATTTATCCTGTAATATCTATGCAGGAAGGTATTACGCATCAGGGTTCTAAAGACAATCTACTAGGCAAAAATGTTCAGGGCGAAATAGTTGACAAATATTCTAATGAAAAACAGGTAACGGCTTCAACGCCCAAAACATTTTTGATTCATGCTACAGATGATAAAGCTGTGCCAGTAGAAAATAGTATCAATTATTACCTCGCTTTAAAAAAAGAAAAAGTCCCGGCAGAGATGCATTTATATGAAAACGGAGGTCATGGATTTGGTCTTGGCGTAAAAGGCACTAATGCATACTGGCCTGAAACCTGCAAAAAATGGCTGGCTGTTAACGATTATATTTTAAATTCTGATGGTTATGTATTCACTTATTTTAAGGGTAATGGCGAAGACGGACTGCATATGGCATACAGCGAAGACGGCTATAAATGGAATACTTTAAAAAATGATACCTCTTTTTTAACTCCTGAAGTTGGAAAAGATAAACTTATGCGTGATCCTTGTGTAATAAAAGACGGTGACGGCTTATATCACATGGTTTGGACTGTAAGCTGGACAGACAAAGGTATAGGTTATGCTTCCTCAAAAGATTTGATTCACTGGTCAAAACAGGAATTTATTCCGGTTATGGCACATGAAAACAAAGCAAGAAATACCTGGGCTCCGGAAATTACGTATGATGAAAAATCTAAAACTTATATGATTTACTGGGCCTCAACAATTGACGGAAAGTTTTTAGAAACCAAATCGGAAGAAGAAAAAGGATACAATCACAGAATTTATTACACAAAAACCAAAGATTTCAAAAAGTTCTCCAAAACCAAATTACTTTACGAACCTGGGTTTAATGTTATCGATGCTTCTATTGTAAAAACAGACAAAGGTTACACCATGTATTTAAAAGACGAAACCAAAGTACCGGTTCAGAAAAATTTAAAAGTAGCAACCAGTAAAAAACTCAAAGGTCCATACACAAAGGCAAGTGAACCTATTACAGGAAATTACTGGGCTGAAGGCCCTACTGCTATTCAAATAAACAATGAATGGATTGTATATTTTGATAAATACACTCAAAAGAAATATGGTGCCGTAAAACAAACCTCCAAAGGCTGGGAAGACATTTCTGATGAGGTTAGTTTTCCTAAAGGCACACGTCATGGAACTGTTTTGAAAGTTCCCTCAAAGGTAATTACTGAATTGAAAAAACTATAA
- a CDS encoding type VI secretion system Vgr family protein: MGHFSEQVHISIGSFTQNVVYHNLELSQKMADHHHFSFVWQYTGKAIINPADQAKALRTYLGDEVIFTFKSLTGIRLMSKGIITELSSIDLHGSAEGLHVKGISHTIVLDDMKKSRTYQQRGMNDIVLDILAEGPGEFYERDAIKSTYLQEFKYLAQYNETNFDFLKRLASRYGQWFYFDGMRMQFGQTKTSKIKLINGSSLHGFKIQTNMASHKISLGGYDYNGASNIRNASARTSSGSKDSFSAVVGHNQGTVAQNDLNNGAYTTNAQSSEEIQEMVRLQTAGSDANSVYYSGISYFPLGLGQVFSIINQTVEHELIVTEVTHVSQVHGNYSCNFKAIPADVAAPHYTDVHVFAKAETQPAKVKDNNDPEGLGRVKVQFNWAGGNNSSDWLRMIQPHSGSGKGFYFIPEIDEEVLVGFEGSNAQNPYVLGTQYNGNATSGYADGQNNVKAIHTRSGHILKFTEDESIIITDKIGNEIQFDTIDGNINITAPKIITMNASNIIMNASENITTTAGMNITESAGVDKSTSVGMMHSTIVGGDSLLNVTGSHSEYFEGELHSETKKERKTVSEGEIVSHTTEKYKIHSEKGIEKNSSESTNQN, translated from the coding sequence ATGGGACATTTTTCAGAACAGGTACATATCAGCATAGGGAGTTTTACCCAAAACGTCGTTTATCATAATTTAGAACTGTCACAAAAGATGGCCGATCACCATCATTTTTCTTTTGTATGGCAATACACAGGCAAGGCGATCATAAACCCCGCAGACCAGGCAAAGGCATTGCGAACCTATCTTGGCGATGAAGTTATCTTTACCTTTAAAAGCCTTACCGGAATAAGGTTGATGAGCAAAGGAATCATTACCGAGCTTTCATCAATAGACCTTCACGGCAGTGCCGAAGGATTGCATGTCAAAGGCATCAGCCACACTATTGTGCTGGACGATATGAAAAAGTCAAGAACCTATCAGCAAAGAGGCATGAATGATATCGTGCTCGATATTTTAGCAGAAGGACCGGGAGAATTCTATGAAAGGGATGCTATAAAATCGACTTACCTTCAGGAATTCAAATACCTGGCCCAGTACAATGAGACCAATTTTGATTTCTTGAAACGATTGGCCAGCCGATACGGGCAGTGGTTCTATTTTGATGGAATGCGGATGCAGTTCGGACAAACCAAAACCAGCAAAATAAAACTCATCAACGGGTCTTCGCTTCATGGTTTTAAAATCCAGACCAACATGGCTTCCCATAAAATTTCTTTGGGAGGGTATGATTACAATGGAGCATCCAACATTCGTAATGCCTCAGCAAGAACTTCATCAGGAAGCAAAGACAGTTTTTCTGCTGTAGTGGGACATAATCAGGGAACCGTTGCCCAAAACGATTTGAATAATGGAGCTTACACCACCAATGCCCAAAGCAGCGAAGAAATACAGGAAATGGTCAGACTGCAGACCGCAGGCAGCGACGCCAATAGTGTATATTACAGCGGAATATCTTATTTTCCGTTAGGACTTGGACAGGTTTTTAGTATCATAAACCAGACTGTAGAACACGAACTGATTGTGACAGAAGTAACACATGTTTCTCAGGTCCATGGAAACTATTCCTGTAATTTCAAGGCCATTCCGGCAGATGTTGCAGCCCCTCATTATACAGACGTACATGTATTTGCGAAAGCAGAAACACAGCCAGCAAAAGTAAAAGACAACAACGACCCGGAAGGATTGGGACGCGTAAAAGTACAATTCAACTGGGCAGGCGGAAACAATTCAAGTGATTGGCTTCGAATGATTCAGCCACATTCGGGTTCAGGAAAAGGATTTTACTTTATACCTGAAATTGACGAAGAAGTGCTGGTGGGCTTTGAAGGGAGCAATGCACAGAATCCGTATGTTTTGGGAACGCAATACAATGGAAATGCTACAAGCGGTTATGCAGACGGTCAGAATAATGTAAAAGCGATTCATACCAGAAGTGGACATATTCTAAAATTTACGGAAGACGAAAGTATCATTATCACAGATAAAATTGGTAATGAAATTCAGTTCGATACGATTGATGGAAATATCAATATTACGGCACCAAAAATCATAACCATGAATGCCTCTAATATTATTATGAATGCTTCTGAAAATATTACAACCACTGCAGGAATGAATATTACTGAAAGTGCAGGGGTTGATAAATCGACCTCTGTTGGAATGATGCATAGTACGATAGTTGGAGGTGATAGTTTATTAAATGTAACAGGAAGCCATTCAGAATATTTCGAAGGAGAATTACATTCGGAAACCAAAAAAGAGCGAAAAACCGTAAGTGAAGGTGAAATTGTTTCCCATACCACAGAAAAATACAAAATACATTCAGAAAAAGGAATAGAGAAAAACAGTAGTGAAAGTACCAATCAAAATTAA